In one Fusarium falciforme chromosome 5, complete sequence genomic region, the following are encoded:
- a CDS encoding Chorismate synthase yields MSTFGNYFRVTTAGESHGKTVSCIIENCPPGLSLTESDIQPQLNRRRPGQSAITTPRDEKDRVTIGSGCEFGRTCDNPTGSHNGRRLGTPILLTVPNEDQRPHDYGSKTIDLYPRPSHADWTYLEKYGTKASSGGGRSSARETIARVAAGAVAEKWLREAYGVEIVAFVSSVGNIKLFEDRPITDSDDIDTLSSNPKFLELVDSLTREKVDEFLPVRCPDTTVAKRMEDKIAELRDQHDSTGGTVTCIIRGCPSGLGEPCFDKLEALLAHAMMSIPATKGFEIGSGFRGAEMRGSRHNDPFVSTAAADDATPSAGAGIPPSRLQTKTNHSGGIQGGISNGMPIFFRVAFKPPATISQDQTTARYDASGEGILTAKGRHDPNVAPRAVPIVEAMAALTIADALMAQHARQMGVKIAAAGR; encoded by the exons ATGTCGACATTCGGCAACTACTTTCGCGTGACGAC CGCCGGCGAGTCCCACGGCAAGACCGTCTCCTGTATCATCGAGAACTGCCCGCCAGGCCTGTCCCTCACCGAGTCCGACATCCAGCCGCAGCTCAACCGCCGGCGCCCGGGCCAGTCGGCCATCACCACCCCGCGCGACGAGAAGGACCGCGTGACTATAGGATCTGGATGCGAGTTTGGGCGCACGTGTGACAACCCTACAGGAAGTCATAAT GGTCGCAGATTGGGCACACCCATACTCCTGACCGTGCCTAACGAGGATCAACGCCCTCACGACTACGGCTCCAAGACCATCGACCTCTACCCGCGCCCCTCCCACGCCGATTGGACTTACCTTGAGAAGTATGGCACTAAGGCCTCCTCTGGCGGCGGCCGGAGCAGCGCCCGTGAGACTATTGCCCGCGTCGCCGCCGGCGCTGTTGCCGAGAAGTGGCTGCGCGAGGCCTACGGCGTCGAGATCGTTGCCTTTGTTTCCTCGGTTGGCAACATCAAGCTCTTTGAGGACAGGCCTATAACCGATAGCGACGATATCGACACCCTTAGTAGCAATCCTAAGTTCCTCGAGCTTGTTGACTCCCTAACCCGCGAGAAGGTAGATGAGTTCCTTCCCGTGCGCTGCCCTGATACTACCGTCGCGAAGCGTATGGAGGATAAGATTGCCGAGCTCCGCGATCAGCACGACTCTACTGGTGGTACCGTAACCTGTATTATTCGCGGGTGTCCCTCCGGCCTCGGCGAGCCGTGCTTTGATAAGCTTGAGGCTCTCCTTGCCCACGCTATGATGTCTATTCCTGCTACTAAGGGCTTTGAGATTGGCTCTGGCTTCCGCGGCGCCGAGATGCGCGGATCCCGCCACAACGACCCCTTCGTGtctaccgccgccgccgacgatGCGACGCCGagcgctggcgctggcatTCCTCCCTCCCGCCTGCAGACCAAGACGAACCACTCCGGCGGTATCCAGGGCGGCATCTCCAACGGCATGCCCATCTTCTTCCGCGTTGCGTTCAAGCCCCCCGCTACAATCTCCCAGGACCAGACTACTGCTCGCTACGACGCTTCGGGCGAGGGCATCCTGACCGCCAAGGGCCGTCACGACCCTAATGTTGCTCCTCGCGCGGTTCCTAtcgtcgaggccatggccgcTCTGACTATTGCTGACGCCCTCATGGCTCAGCACGCGAGGCAGATGGGCGTGAAGATTGCCGCAGCTGGACGGTAG
- a CDS encoding Glutamine synthetase, whose product MATSAPVTSRTETLAKYLKLDQKGQIMAEYVWVDADGETRSKSRTLPEKEYKPEDLPVWNFDGSSTRQAPGDNSDVYLRPCAVYPDPFRGSPNIIVLAECWNADGTPNKYNYRHDCVKVMDTYADEEPWFGLEQEYTLLGLDNRPYGWPSGGFPAPQGEYYCGVGTGKVVQRDIVEAHYKACLYAGIKISGTNAEVMPAQWEYQVGPCLGIEMGDMLWVSRFFLARISEEFGAKVSLHPKPIPGDWNGAGLHSNFSTKAMREEGGMKVIEEALKKLEPHHAECIAEYGEDNDQRLTGRHETGSIDSFSWGVANRGTSIRVPRETAAKGYGYFEDRRPASNADPYRVTKVLLQFSMA is encoded by the exons ATG GCGACTTCAGCTCCTGTCACCTCGAGGACCGAGACCCTCGCAAAGTATCTCAAGCTCGACCAGAAGGGCCAGATCATGGCCGAGTACGTCTGGGTTGATGCCGATGGCGAGACTCGATCAAAGTCCCGA ACTCTCCCTGAGAAGGAGTACAAGCCCGAGGACCTCCCCGTCTGGAACTTCGATGGTTCTTCCACCCGCCAAGCCCCCGGTGACAACTCCGATGTCTACCTCCGACCTTGCGCCGTCTACCCCGATCCCTTCCGTGGCTCTCCCAACATCATTGTTCTCGCCGAGTGCTGGAACGCCGATGGCACTCCCAACAAGTACAACTACCGACATGACTGCGTGAAGGTCATGGACACCTACGCCGATGAAGAGCCCTGGTTCGGTCTTGAGCAGGAGTACACTCTCCTCGGTCTTGACAACCGACCCTACGGCTGGCCCTCCGGTGGTTTCCCCGCTCC TCAGGGCGAGTACTACTGCGGTGTCGGCACTGGCAAGGTTGTCCAGCGTGATATTGTCGAGGCTCACTACAAGGCTTGCTTGT ACGCCGGTATCAAGATTTCTGGCACCAACGCTGAGGTTATGCCTGCCCAGTGGGAGTACCAAGTCGGCCCTTGCCTGGGTATTGAGA TGGGTGATATGCTCTGGGTTTCGCGATTCTTCCTCGCCCGTATCTCTGAGGAGTTCGGCGCAAAGGTTTCTCTGCACCCCAAGCCTATCCCTGGTGACTGGAACGGAGCCGGGCTTCACAG CAACTTCTCCACCAAGGCTATGCGTGAAGAGGGTGGCATGAAGGTTATCGAGGAGgccctcaagaagcttgagCCTCACCACGCCGAGTGCATCGCCGAGTATGGCGAGGACAACGACCAGCGTCTCACTGGTCGCCACGAGACTGGCTCGATCGACTCTTTCTCCTGGGGCGTTGCCAACCGTGGCACAAGTATCCGAGTTCCTCGGGAAACCGCAGCCAAGGGCTACGGTTACTTCGAGGACCGTCGCCCTGCCTCCAACGCCGATCCTTATCGGGTCACCAAAGTTCTCCTTCAGTTCTCTATGGCTTAA
- a CDS encoding F-box domain-containing protein — translation MSILRLPAEIVALLVENLDVESIFNLGLTSRCLSYILYDRRICRLALLKKADHSAEAREARETGDFARAFRRLVKRRMAVRSAEPWTAAIVAMADRFVYTSGYLCYTVNREHLRVLNVRQNPSEELKVNVPLLLHAVRDYDPLLPYSFEPLYCAEGVLSCLATQLQGGTTCCWLIIFEVRSDFQWVVVKRLCSEHQVLIRNDKNYLFCVTKSHARIDGTYRWGVQRLDLATRQWSDSHIILWEFEGSKVGSDICFEIIDDHFYCVSNKLKTQTNYEIPNCYYQAIRFPVSEATHESCEKPLKRNLWRRHDSEGALDDRWTSLQLAKDEDTGEVFIIEVRREWFPGNAGSQRTCYKKRLRFGHDPVEHSLLTPPATAENSPIETTWDCEKHFEERTPGDIHVGDNPSDTLTYTLGECPVRSYNPSCEAFVDLVYEAYSANPLLQLRVRPKREAVKQELGHPSSWSQHGIEQTVEMWPPEPSPSQPDDALAQLHEVINPSQRFDGLEWSMDERILVYSPARREGQLRPVTLISFDPSLKFPGFPKYSFESAADAARPRVVLPNTPPHSHSQESICSIDDIARSPRSPGEWLTSQVRHEGPSLFVTPGLPLYQTMSMGNGAAHGFDMSYSSSTG, via the exons ATGAGCATCCTCCGCCTCCCAGCCGAAATTGtcgccctcctcgtcgaAAACCTCGATGTAGAGAGCATCTTCAACCTCGGATTGACCAGCCGCTGCCTCAGCTACATTCTCTATGATCGACGCATATGCcgtcttgcccttctcaAG AAGGCAGACCACTCGGCCGAGGCCAGAGAGGCGCGTGAGACGGGGGATTTTGCGAGGGCCTTTAGGCGGCTCGTCAAGCGACGAATGGCCGTTCGCTCTGCTGAGCCCTGGACGGCAGCCATCGTGGCCATGGCGGATCGTTTCGTGTATACGAGCGGGTACCTGTGTTACACGGTGAACCGCGAGCACCTCCGTGTCCTCAACGTCCGTCAAAATCCCTcagaggagctcaaggtcaACGTTCCCTTGCTCCTGCACGCCGTCCGCGACTACGATCCGCTTCTGCCGTACTCCTTTGAGCCCCTGTACTGCGCCGAGGGTGTTCTGTCGTGCCTAGCCACTCAGCTCCAGGGGGGCACGACGTGCTGCTGGCTCATCATTTTTGAGGTGAGGTCAGACTTCCAATGGGTTGTCGTGAAGCGGTTGTGTTCAGAGCATCAGGTCTTGATCCGGAACGACAAGAACTACCTGTTCTGCGTCACAAAGTCGCATGCCAGGATTGACGGCACCTACAGATGGGGTGTCCAGCGACTCGATCTTGCAACTCGGCAGTGGTCAGATTCGCATATTATCCTGTGGGAGTTTGAGGGCTCCAAGGTTGGATCCGACATCTGTTTCGAGATCATCGACGACCATTTTTACTGCGTTTCGAACAAGTTGAAGACGCAGACTAACTACGAGATCCCAAACTGTTATTACCAAGCTATTAGGTTTCCAGTGAGTGAAGCAACGCATGAGAGTTGCGAGAAGCCCCTGAAGCGCAACCTCTGGCGGCGTCATGATTCAGAGGGCGCCCTCGATGACCGCTGGACGTCACTCCAACtcgccaaggatgaagataCAGGAGaagtcttcatcatcgaagTCCGTCGAGAGTGGTTCCCGGGAAATGCGGGGAGCCAGAGGACTTGCTACAAGAAAAGACTCCGATTCGGCCACGATCCTGTCGAACATTCTTTACTTACACCGCCAGCCACTGCCGAAAACTCACCTATCGAGACGACTTGGGATTGCGAGAAGCATTTTGAGGAGCGAACTCCTGGGGACATCCATGTCGGCGACAACCCAAGCGACACCCTCACCTACACCCTCGGCGAATGCCCAGTCCGGTCTTACAATCCGTCTTGCGAAGCATTCGTCGATCTTGTGTACGAAGCATATAGCGCCAATCCGCTGCTGCAGCTCAGGGTGAGGCCAAAGAGGGAGGCCGTCAAGCAGGAATTGGGGCATCCATCTTCATGGAGCCAGCACGGCATAGAACAAACAGTCGAGATGTGGCCGCCAGAACCAAGCCCTTCTCAACCCGACGACGCCTTGGCCCAGCTCCATGAGGTCATTAACCCCTCACAAAGGTTCGACGGCCTCGAATGGAGCATGGACGAGAGAATTCTCGTCTATTCGCCCGCACGGAGGGAAGGACAACTGAGGCCCGTCACCCTCATCTCATTCGACCCGAGCCTGAAGTTCCCCGGGTTTCCGAAATATTCCTTCGAATCTGCAGCAGATGCAGCCCGCCCGAGAGTTGTGCTGCCCAACACACCTCCACACTCACACTCGCAGGAGTCCATCTGCAGCATCGATGATATAGCCCGGTCTCCTCGCAGCCCGGGCGAGTGGCTTACATCTCAGGTTAGACATGAAGGCCCCTCACTGTTCGTCACGCCAGGCCTGCCGTTGTATCAGACAATGAGTATGGGGAACGGAGCTGCGCATGGCTTCGACATGTCATATTCCTCGTCAACGGGTTGA
- a CDS encoding Cysteine desulfurase gives MASNIASCALRSAGRVSLTSRARLSAAPLRGLRAAAVVANRTSRRGYVSESKRDNAQVETAIKLDKKDFVDIPPAMETPSNAKVSPMAEISEVLKQAAVMEEGQRPIYLDMQATTPVDPRVLDAMMPFYVGVYGNPHSRTHAYGWESEKAVEEAREHVAALIGADPKEIIFTSGATESNNMSIKGVARFFGRSGKKKHIITTQTEHKCVLDSCRHLQDEGFEITYLPVQNNGLIKMEDLEAAIRPETALVSVMAVNNEIGVIQPIEQIGKLCRQKKIFFHTDAAQAVGKIPLDVNAMNIDLMSISSHKIYGPKGIGACYVRRRPRVRLDPLITGGGQERGLRSGTLAPPLVAGFGEACRIAKQEMQYDTKRIKYLSDRLLNGLLAMEHTTQNGDANSFYPGCVNVSFAYVEGESLLMALKDIALSSGSACTSASLEPSYVLRALGNSDESAHSSIRFGIGRFTTEEEIDYVLKAVQERVTFLRELSPLWELVQEGIDLDTIQWSQH, from the exons ATGGCCAGCAACATTGCATCCTGCGCTCTGCGCTCGGCGGGCCGAGTGTCTCTGACCTCGAGGGCCCGTCTGTCGGCGGCTCCCTTGCGAGGTCTCCGCGCAGCTGCCGTCGTGGCGAACCGGACGTCGCGCCGCGGATACGTCTCCGAGTCCAAGAGGGATAATGCCCAGGTCGAGACAGCcatcaagctcgacaagaaggacTTTGTCGATATCCCTCCTGCGATGGAGACCCCCTCCAACGCCAAGGTCAGCCCCATGGCCG AGATATCAGAGGTGTTGAAGCAAGCAGCAGTCATGGAAGAGGGCCAACGCCCAATCTACCTCGACATGCAAGCTACCACCCCCGTCGATCCTCGAGTCCTTGATGCCATGATGCCTTTCTACGTCGGCGTCTATGGCAACCCCCATTCCCGAACACACGCCTACGGCTGGGAGAGTGAAAAGGCTGTTGAGGAGGCCCGAGAGCACGTCGCCGCCCTCATCGGCGCCGACCCCAAGGAGATTATCTTCACAAGTGGCGCTACCGAGAGCAACAACATGAGCATCAAGGGCGTCGCTCGCTTCTTTGGCCGCTccggcaagaagaagcacatcatcaccacacaGACTGAGCACAAGTGCGTCCTCGACAGCTGTCGCCATCTTCAGGATGAGGGCTTCGAGATCACATATCTTCCCGTTCAGAACAACGGCCTCATCAAGATGGAAGACCTCGAGGCCGCCATCCGGCCCGAGACTGCCCTCGTCAGTGTCATGGCCGTCAACAACGAGATCGGTGTCATCCAGCCGATTGAGCAGATCGGCAAGCTCTGCCGACAAAAGAAGATCTTTTTCCACACCGATGCCGCTCAGGCCGTGGGCAAGATCCCTCTCGATGTCAATGCCATGAACATTGACCTCATGTCCATTTCCTCACACAAGATCTACGGACCCAAGGGCATCGGCGCCTGCTATGTCCGAAGACGACCCAGGGTCAGACTGGACCCGCTAATCACCGGTGGTGGTCAGGAACGAGGTCTCCGAAGTGGAACCCTCGCACCGCCCCTCGTCGCCGGCTTCGGCGAGGCGTGCCGAATCGCCAAGCAAGAGATGCAG TACGACACAAAGCGTATCAAGTACCTATCAGACCGTCTGCTCAACGGTCTGCTGGCCATGGAGCACACCACACAAAACGGCGACGCCAACTCATTCTACCCGGGTTGTGTCAACGTATCCTTTGCCTACGTCGAGGGCGAGTCCCTCCTGATGGCTCTCAAGGACATTGCGCTGTCCTCGGGTAGCGCTTGTACTTCAGCCTCGCTGGAGCCTAGCTACGTTCTGCGTGCACTGGGCAACAGTGACGAGAGCGCTCACAGCAGTATCCGATTCGGTATTGGTCGCTTCACcactgaggaggagattgactACGTCCTCAAGGCGGTACAAGAGCGTGTCACATTCCTACGAGAGCTGAGCCCTCTGTGGGAGCTGGTGCAGGAAGGCATCGACTTGGACACTATCCAGTGGAGCCAGCACTAA
- a CDS encoding CsbD domain-containing protein, which yields MADNNSSTLKSYVDSATGAVQNAIGNLTGSTGDQVQGDAKKQKAEAEHEASHTTAKLPGATLSGSGAVAKDSSDRTEGSWNQTAGATKEAIGGLIGSESLKNTGRQQNLEGQQQEAKGQLSDLGSGIGDRVQGTVGSAVSNITGDKQDEAHYDQLHAEGKTRQRGVEHDLQKKAEAEQK from the exons ATGGCCGACAACAACTCTTCCACCCTCAAGTCCTACGTCGACTCCGCCACCGGCGCCGTCCAGAACGCCATTGGCAACCTCACCGGCAGCACTGGCGACCAGGTCCAGGGcgatgccaagaagcagaaggctGAGGCCGAGCACGAGGCTTCCCACACTACTGCCAAGCTCCCCGGTGCCACCCTCTCCGGCTCGGGTGCCGTCGCTAAGGATAGCTCTGACCGCACCGAGGGTTCTTGGAACCAGACCGCAGGCGCCACTAAGGAGGCTATCGGTGGACTCATCGGCAGCGAG TCCCTGAAGAACACCGGCCGTCAACAGAACCTCGAGGGCCAGCAGCAGGAGGCCAAGGGTCAACTCAGCGAccttggctctggcatcGGTGACCGCGTCCAGGGCACCGTCGGCAGCGCCGTTTCCAACATCACCGGCGACAAGCAGGACGAGGCTCACTACGACCAGCTGCACGCCGAGGGCAAGACCCGACAGCGCGGTGTCGAGCATGACCTTCAGaagaaggctgaggctgagcagaAGTAG